Proteins encoded by one window of Paroedura picta isolate Pp20150507F chromosome 9, Ppicta_v3.0, whole genome shotgun sequence:
- the LOC143845256 gene encoding sphingomyelin phosphodiesterase 5-like → MGLRESPYASRFLRGLDAVSRELLYPGYWLLSQVLALQQTTAEKQEHRRRTCPPPHALEVLAKGLFLLLLLLFSMPVSLLGLLLWLPLQGARRPFAYQHTPARASPEEWVLPGKGKTFRFVSANVCLLPDGLAKFSNLTRTQWRAGRIAQALVKAARPGVPPCEVSARGDACSFSRDPKHGATECSLPQSSSDTDSDAPIEGPRREGKAAGPCEVTASFPPNVDFLCLQEVFDQEAAKRLLRCLGPCFEHIIYDVGAYGLQGCSALKLLNSGLFVASRYPLLAVQYHCYANSTGEDSFSAKGLLCVQVQLGASQGQRIVGYLNCTHLHAPETDARVRYEQLTMAAGWALQFQERHAQPGDTVAFDIFCGDLNFDNCSPDDKMEQAHEIFNLYTDPCRIGPGQDKPWALGTLMNSLAIYDEAVATPENMKRTLEHSEGRQKYLAGPMRATVGPGHSATHSEGRRIDYILYREHQGPARLKTAVERVSFITRLASCSDHVPVGLQLLVAPSAQPGA, encoded by the exons ATGGGCCTGCGTGAGTCGCCCTACGCCAGCCGCTTCCTGCGGGGCTTGGATGCTGTGTCCAGAGAACTCCTGTACCCCGGCTACTGGCTGCTGAGCCAGGTGCTGGCCCTGCAGCAGACCACGGCGGAGAAGCAGGAGCACCGGCGCCGGACATGCCCACCGCCCCACGCCCTGGAGGTGCTGGCCAAGGGCctgttcctgctgctgctgctgctcttctccATGCCCGTCTCCCTCCTGGGCCTCCTGCTGTGGCTGCCCCTCCAGGGGGCACGCCGCCCTTTCGCCTACCAGCACACGCCCGCCCGGGCCTCGCCGGAGGAGTGGGTGCTGCCCGGCAAGGGAAAGACCTTCCGCTTCGTCAGTGCCAACGTTTGCCTGCTGCCGGACGGCCTGGCCAAGTTCAGCAACTTGACACGGACCCAGTGGCGGGCCGGACGCATTGCCCAAGCGCTCGTGAAGGCGGCCAGACCCGGCGTCCCACCCTGCGAGGTCAGCGCCAGAGGCGACGCCTGCAGCTTCTCGAGGGACCCGAAGCACGGGGCCACCGAATGCAGCCTGCCCCAGAGCTCCTCCGACACAGACAGTGACGCGCCCATCGAGGGGCCCCGCCGGGAAGGAAAGGCCGCCGGGCCCTGCGAGGTGacggcctccttcccccccaacgTGGACTTCCTGTGCCTGCAGGAGGTGTTTGACCAGGAGGCAGCCAAGCGCCTCCTGCGTTGCCTGGGCCCCTGCTTCGAGCACATCATCTACGACGTGGGCGCCTACGGGCTGCAGGGCTGCTCGGCCTTAAAGCTGCTGAACAGCGGCCTGTTCGTGGCCAGCCGCTACCCCTTGCTGGCGGTTCAGTACCACTGCTACGCCAATAGCACGGGGGAAGACTCCTTCTCCGCCAAAGGATTGCTCTGCGTCCAG GTGCAGCTAGGAGCTTCCCAAGGGCAAAGGATTGTGGGATACCTGAACTGCACCCACCTGCATGCCCCAGAAA CCGATGCTCGAGTGCGGTATGAGCAGCTGACCATGGCTGCCGGCTGGGCCCTGCAGTTCCAGGAGAGGCACGCTCAGCCCGGGGACACGGTGGCCTTCGACATCTTCTGTGGAGACCTCAACTTTGACAACTGCTCCCCAG ATGACAAGATGGAGCAGGCCCATGAGATCTTCAACCTGTACACGGACCCATGCCGCATCGGGCCAGGGCAGGACAAGCCATGGGCTCTTG GGACGCTGATGAACTCTCTGGCCATCTACGATGAAGCAGTGGCAACCCCCGAGAACATGaagag GACTCTGGAGCACTCAGAGGGACGGCAGAAGTACCTGGCAGGCCCCATGCGAGCGACTGTGGGCCCTGGACATTCGGCCACCCACAGCGAGGGCCGGCGCATCGACTACATTCTTTACCGGGAGCACCAGGGCCCAGCCCGGCTGAAAACG GCGGTGGAAAGGGTCTCTTTCATCACTCGGCTGGCCAGCTGCTCCGACCACGTGCCTGTGGGACTGCAGCTCCTGGTGGCTCCTTCGGCACAGCCCGGAGCATGA